Below is a window of Clostridium sp. JN-1 DNA.
TAACTACGGCAAAAAAGGTCAAAAAGTTGTTGACATGAACAACGCTGCAATAGATCAAGGTGTTGGTGCTATTGTTAAAATCAATGTTCCTGATTCATGGAAAGATGCAGTAGATGCTGAAGCAGCAGCTGCAGTAGATGCTCCAGAATTCGTAAAGAACATTCTTCAACCAATGAATAGACAAGATGGAGACAAACTTCCAGTAAGTGCTTTCGTAGGAATGGAAGATGGTACATTCCCAGCAGGTACAGCAGCTTATGAAAAGAGAGGAATTGCTATAAACGTTCCTGAATGGCAGATGGATAAATGTATTCAATGTAATCAGTGTTCATTTATATGCCCTCATGCAGCAATAAGACCTGTTCTTTTAAATGAAGAAGAAGTTAAAAATGCACCTAAGGGATTTGCTGCTAAAGATGCATCAGGAGCTAAGGGATTAAAATTCACTATGGCTGTTTCACCACTTGATTGTACAGGATGCGGAAACTGTGCTCAAGTATGTCCAGCTAAAGACAAAGCTCTTGTTATGAAACCTCTTGAAACTCAAGCTGATAAAGCTGCAGCATGGGATTATGCTATGGGAGTATCACCAAAGGCAAATCCAATGAACAAATTTAGTGTTAAAGGAAGCCAATTTGAGAAACCTCTATTAGAGTTCTCAGGTTCTTGCGGCGGCTGTGGAGAAACTCCATATGCTAAAATTGTTACTCAATTATTTGGTGACAGAATGATGATAGCTAATGCTACTGGATGTTCATCAATTTGGGGAGCTTCAGCACCAGCAATGCCATATACTAAAAACAATGAAGGACATGGACCAGCATGGGCTAACTCATTATTTGAAGATAATGCTGAATTTGGTCTTGGAATGTTCTTAGGAGTTAAACAAGTAAGAGATAGATTAGTTGATAAAGCTAAAGAAGCTGTTGAATCAGGAAAAGTTAGTGCTGAATTAAAGGACGCTTTAAATGATTGGACAAGTAATATAAATGAAGGCGAAGGCACAAGAGAAAGAGCAAATAAACTTACAGCTTTACTTGAAAAAGAAAAAGGTAATGATAAAGCTGTTGAAGAACTCTACACTAATAAAGATTTCTTAGTTAAGAGATCACAATGGATATTTGGTGGAGACGGCTGGGCTTATGATATAGGATATGGTGGATTAGATCATGTTCTTGCATCAGGAGAAGATGTAAATGTTCTTGTATTTGATACAGAAGTTTACTCAAATACTGGTGGACAATCATCAAAATCAACTCCAGCAGCTGCAGTAGCTAAATTTGCATCAAGTGGTAAGAAAACTAAGAAAAAAGATCTTGGTATGATGGCTATGAGCTATGGATATGTTTATGTAGCACAAGTATCAATGGGTGCTGACAAGAATCAAACATTAAAAGCTTTGAAAGAAGCTGAAGCTTACAAAGGACCATCATTAGTTATCTGCTATGCTCCATGTATAAATCACGGCTTAAAAGCAGGTATGGGATGCAGCCAATTAGAATCTAAAAAAGCTGTAGACTGTGGATACTGGGCATTATATAGATTTAACCCAGAATTAAAATCAGAAGGCAAAAATCCATTTGCATTGGATTCAAAAGAGCCAACTGGAAACTTTAGAGATTTCTTAATGGGTGAAGTAAGATACTCTTCACTTGCTAAGCAGTTCCCAGGACAAGCAGAAGCATTATTTGAAAAAACTCAAAAAGATGCTCAAGAAAGACTTGAAGGTTACAAAAAACTTGCTAATAAGTAAAACAACATTAAAGGGAGTTCTATTTTATCAGAACTCCCTTTTTAAAATGCATAAATAATATTATTTTGCAAAAAATACTTTTAATATTATGTGAATAAGGGTAAAATTAGAACATAACGTATATAAGGAGGTCTTGTAATGGATAAAGAAAACTTAAATGAAAATAGCGGATGCGGCTGTGGAGATTCAAGCTGCGGCTGTGAAGAACATAATCATGAGCACGGTGATGAATGTGATTGTGGATGTGGATGTGGAGAACATGAATCCTTAATAGTCGATCTAGAAGATGAAAATGGTAATGTAGTTCCATGCGAAGTTGTAGATGGATTTCAATATAAGGAAAATGAATATGCTGTAGTTCAAAATCCTGAGAATGAATCAGTTTATCTATTTAAAGTAGTGGGAGAAGGCGATGAAGGAGAACTTGTTATACCTGAAGATGATGAGTTTGAAGAAGCATCGACTTATTATAATGATTTAACTTCGGATAAATAATGTGAAATTAAAAAAAGTCGCTGCTTTATAGCATCGACTTTTCTTTTTAGAATGTTTTAGGAGTGATGTTTTTGGAAAAGTTGGCGATATTTGATGTAGATTATACTTTAACTAAAAGAGAAACTCTTGCGGAGTTTTATTTGTTTATGCTTACAAAAAATCCTAAACTAATAATGCATTTACCTAAAAGCATTGTATCTGCATTTTTTTATGTATTTAAAGTATTTAATGCAGCAAAGGCAAAAGAAAACTTTATAGCATTTATAGATGGTATTGAAGAAAAAAAAATGAAAAGTTTAGTAGAAGAATTTTATGAAAAAAGATTAAGCAAAATTTTTTATAAAGATGCCATAGATACAATGAAAAAATTAAAAAAGCAGGGCTGTAAAATATATTTGATATCAGCTTCAGCAGAATTTTATCTAAATGAATTGTACAAAATAGAGGAAGTTGACAAAGTTATAGGTACTAAGTTTACATGTGAACATGGAATATACAGGAGAAAAATTATAGGAGAAAACTGTAAAGGTGAAGAAAAGGTTAAGAGACTTATGAGTGTTCTTAAAGAAGAAAATATAGAAGTAGACTTTAAAAATTCATATATGTTTTCAGATTCACTATCTGATATGCCGCTGTTTAAGTTAGTTGGTAATCCATATCTTATAAATTATAAAAAACCATATGATAAAATTAAAATATTAAATTGGAAATGATCTTAGACGATAAAGTATTATGAAGGAGAGGATATTAATGAGTGAATGTACAAATAATTATTATATATATAATGGTAATATAAAAGAAAGTGAGAACTTTGATGAAAAAATTTTAAGTAAAGGTACGGCTTTGTATGAAGTTATAAGAATAATAGATGGTAAACCTTTATTTTTTAAAAAACATATGGCACGGTTAAAAAATTCTGCTAAAATTACAAACGTAACTATTAAATTTACAGATGAAGAAATTAAGCAGAGCATAGATAAACTTATAGATATAAATAAAGTATGTAATGGAAATGTCAAATTAATATTTAACTTTGAAGTAAATTTAGATAAATTAAATGTCTTTGCAGTTTATTTTGTAAGACACAGTTATCCTTCTAAAGAGGAGTACATGTTTGGAGTAAGTACAATTTTCTATCGTGCTGAAAGGGACAATCCAAATGCAAAGGTTTTAAATACTGGCTTTAGGGAACTTGTAAATAAGGAAATAGGAGATAAACATGCTTTTGAAGCCATACTTTTAGATAGAAATGGAGACATAACCGAAGGAAGCAAATCAAACATTTTCATGGTAAAAGGAGACAAAGTTATAACTGCACCGATTGAAGCAGTGCTGCCTGGAACTACAAGGCAAACTATAATTGAAATATGTAATAAACTAAACATTCAAGTTGTAGAAAAAAAGATTAACTGTACTCAAGTTAAAGATTTAGATGCACTTTTTATCTCAGGTACATCTCCTAAGGTTTTACCTATATCTAAAGTAGATAAAATTGAATTTAAATCCCCACAAAATGAAATAGTATTAAAGATCATGAGAGCATATGATGAAGAAATGAATAATGATTTAGCTTAAAGTAAATTGGCATGTTTAATAAATTTAACTAGTCTAAACTCAGCTTTTATATAAATTTTAAGGGGGCATAAGACTATGAAAAAGATTTATGAGGGAGCTACAATACGCGGATGTATTGATGAAGCTTGCAGAGATTTGGGTATAAATGAGAAAGATTTAAAATACCAAGTAATTGAACATAAGAAGTCTTTCTTTAAAAAAAAGGTTGTTGAAATTGAAGTCGATAGCGGTGAGCCCAAAATATCTCCAAATATTTGTGATGGATCTTCTAAGGTTGTTAACGGGAAATTAATTGTACGTGATCCTAAAAGTGGTGGAAATCCAGCATGTATAGTTATAGGTAATAATATTAAAGTTACAATAGATGGCATGGAAGCTAGTAAGGAGGCAGAAGTATACGAAAAAAATGATATAGAAGTAAAGATTAAAGAAGAAGAGGCATATAGAAAGCTAAAGATTACAACTTCAAAAGATCACATGAAGGTATATGCTAACCTTGAATATAGACCAAAGATAACTTATAAACTAAAGGATAAAGATGACAGAAGTACTTTGGTTCTTGAAAGAGAAAAGGAGTCAAGAAGAGATCCTCCTAAATACACTGCAGATGAAATAAAACAAGAACTATCTAAAAATAATGTAAATTACGGCATAATAGAAGAAAATTTAGAAAAGTTTATACATGGAACATGTCAAAATTGTTTACTAGCAGAGGGGACCCCAAAAATAGATTCAGTGGATGACTTCATAGAGATAAAATTTAAAATTGATGAAAGTATAAAGAAATTAAAAGAAGATAAACTTGGAAATATAGATTTTAAAAGCATAGGTTCTATAGAAGCTGTGAAAAAAGGTGATGTCATTGCAGTAAAACATGATGGAAAAGATGGAACTTGCGGAAAGGATGTTACAGGCAAAATAATTGAGGTAAAGCCTAAGAAGACATTAAAATTGGCTGCGGGAAATGGATGCATTATAAGGGGTAATACTATTGAAGCAGCAATAGATGGCAAACCCTGCACAAAAGGCAGTACATTCTATGTATATAAACTTCATGAAGTAGCAGCGGATGTAGACTTAAAAACTGGAAACATAAAATTTATAGGAGATATAAATATATGCGGATCAGTTATGGAAGGAATGGTAGTAGAGTGCGGAAACTCACTTACTATAGGGAAAGATGTTGATAGAGCAAATATCAAAGCAAAGGGAAATATAGATATAAAGGGAAATGTAATAGCTTCTAAAATATTTGCCGGCGGCGAGGATGTAAACAGAATAAAGTGTATTAAGGATATGACAGCATTAAAAGATCTTTTGAAAGCTTTAATT
It encodes the following:
- a CDS encoding flagellar assembly protein A translates to MKKIYEGATIRGCIDEACRDLGINEKDLKYQVIEHKKSFFKKKVVEIEVDSGEPKISPNICDGSSKVVNGKLIVRDPKSGGNPACIVIGNNIKVTIDGMEASKEAEVYEKNDIEVKIKEEEAYRKLKITTSKDHMKVYANLEYRPKITYKLKDKDDRSTLVLEREKESRRDPPKYTADEIKQELSKNNVNYGIIEENLEKFIHGTCQNCLLAEGTPKIDSVDDFIEIKFKIDESIKKLKEDKLGNIDFKSIGSIEAVKKGDVIAVKHDGKDGTCGKDVTGKIIEVKPKKTLKLAAGNGCIIRGNTIEAAIDGKPCTKGSTFYVYKLHEVAADVDLKTGNIKFIGDINICGSVMEGMVVECGNSLTIGKDVDRANIKAKGNIDIKGNVIASKIFAGGEDVNRIKCIKDMTALKDLLKALILAVEEIKKYKLLGKDKKDGQIIKVLIENKFKTMPRICMSIIVNLKINESDFEGQDLIEMLRGKLLGISPINIKNYNELNLIVDCIEEKISFLKKSLSIPVNISISYCQDSNISSSGDVIIGGKGEYISKIDANGRIDFIQERSAARGGILKARKEIKCRVVGSTAGVTTKLKVEKGGNIWADEAYQNTAFVVGTREYILDVPSKSIHVYLNDKGDIQVDKFVL
- a CDS encoding DUF1292 domain-containing protein, whose protein sequence is MDKENLNENSGCGCGDSSCGCEEHNHEHGDECDCGCGCGEHESLIVDLEDENGNVVPCEVVDGFQYKENEYAVVQNPENESVYLFKVVGEGDEGELVIPEDDEFEEASTYYNDLTSDK
- a CDS encoding HAD-IB family hydrolase, translated to MEKLAIFDVDYTLTKRETLAEFYLFMLTKNPKLIMHLPKSIVSAFFYVFKVFNAAKAKENFIAFIDGIEEKKMKSLVEEFYEKRLSKIFYKDAIDTMKKLKKQGCKIYLISASAEFYLNELYKIEEVDKVIGTKFTCEHGIYRRKIIGENCKGEEKVKRLMSVLKEENIEVDFKNSYMFSDSLSDMPLFKLVGNPYLINYKKPYDKIKILNWK
- a CDS encoding aminotransferase class IV, coding for MSECTNNYYIYNGNIKESENFDEKILSKGTALYEVIRIIDGKPLFFKKHMARLKNSAKITNVTIKFTDEEIKQSIDKLIDINKVCNGNVKLIFNFEVNLDKLNVFAVYFVRHSYPSKEEYMFGVSTIFYRAERDNPNAKVLNTGFRELVNKEIGDKHAFEAILLDRNGDITEGSKSNIFMVKGDKVITAPIEAVLPGTTRQTIIEICNKLNIQVVEKKINCTQVKDLDALFISGTSPKVLPISKVDKIEFKSPQNEIVLKIMRAYDEEMNNDLA